One Tamlana carrageenivorans genomic region harbors:
- a CDS encoding acyltransferase family protein gives MTKYNNFDFLRFLFAVFVVITHAFAISGYGENKEWGMQLSNNQVALSQIGLSGFFLISGYFMIQSLQRSKSILDYFKKRFLRLFPALMVLLIITVLLLPIVYEGKIPFYENKQVFTYIPNNLSLYCFQPVIKGVFDNNPYHSINGSLWTLRYEFSMYIAIGLLYFIKNNLKLVRVVIGAVFIVMLICYNFFLQRFGGASVLGMQGSHILNLGLFFVCGSFLATLRLEHIKNKKAVLLIGAMVLLISVYFNFYMHIKHIMLPIVVLLIGFIPLPFFSSFGKFGDASYGVYIYSFPVQQGLMYFFELKLYPLMFLSVFISIILGYLSWWLVEKQALWLKTELILNKKYLNINEF, from the coding sequence ATGACTAAGTATAACAATTTTGATTTTCTACGATTTTTATTTGCCGTATTTGTGGTCATAACCCATGCGTTTGCGATATCAGGTTATGGTGAAAATAAAGAGTGGGGTATGCAGCTTTCAAATAATCAAGTCGCACTGTCTCAAATAGGTTTAAGTGGCTTTTTTTTAATAAGTGGCTACTTTATGATTCAGAGTCTGCAACGTAGTAAAAGTATTTTAGATTATTTTAAGAAACGTTTTTTACGACTTTTCCCAGCTTTAATGGTACTCCTGATAATTACCGTGTTGTTATTGCCCATTGTTTATGAAGGAAAAATACCGTTTTATGAGAATAAACAAGTCTTTACATATATTCCTAATAATTTATCACTTTATTGTTTTCAACCCGTTATAAAGGGCGTATTTGATAATAATCCTTACCATTCCATTAATGGTTCCTTATGGACGCTCAGGTATGAATTCTCTATGTATATTGCCATTGGTTTGCTTTATTTTATTAAAAACAATTTAAAACTAGTGAGAGTCGTAATAGGTGCTGTTTTTATAGTAATGCTAATATGCTACAATTTTTTCTTGCAAAGGTTTGGTGGGGCTTCGGTTTTAGGAATGCAAGGAAGTCATATATTAAATTTAGGGCTGTTTTTTGTTTGCGGAAGTTTTTTAGCAACACTTAGACTTGAGCATATAAAAAATAAAAAGGCTGTGCTACTTATAGGAGCTATGGTTTTGCTAATTTCAGTTTACTTTAATTTTTACATGCATATAAAGCATATTATGCTACCTATAGTTGTTTTACTAATAGGTTTTATTCCGCTGCCTTTTTTTAGTTCATTTGGCAAGTTTGGAGATGCTTCATACGGAGTTTATATTTACAGTTTTCCTGTGCAACAAGGGTTGATGTATTTTTTTGAATTAAAACTATATCCACTAATGTTTTTGTCGGTTTTTATTTCTATTATTCTAGGTTATCTGTCTTGGTGGTTGGTAGAAAAGCAGGCGCTATGGTTGAAAACAGAGTTGATTTTGAATAAAAAATATCTAAATATTAATGAGTTTTAG
- a CDS encoding glycosyltransferase — protein MMISVIIRNKNQDQALTFLLKNLTERYLEDLGEIIVIDNLSTDKSEEVATQYGAKFVTIEKFSYGGSANFAAKQANFPIVVMFSAHSYPVSHDFFKLIKNKFNENSNLAGVRCLHNPNDYINYINKVSANEDPNKSGLIFSGSAFRKSVWEKHSFREDVATFEDKEWTVRILKLGYEIDLVPSIFCYQITRTKKQLFFRFKNDMVGNYQLWHDEVRFLSVTKGFVMSILRLLKGLFVDLWYTVLRYFYALKFMFNRPKKF, from the coding sequence ATGATGATTTCAGTTATAATTAGAAATAAAAACCAGGATCAAGCACTTACCTTTCTGCTAAAAAATTTAACAGAACGCTATTTAGAAGATCTTGGAGAAATTATTGTTATCGATAACTTATCTACAGATAAAAGTGAAGAAGTTGCGACACAGTATGGAGCTAAATTTGTAACTATTGAAAAATTCAGTTATGGTGGGAGTGCTAATTTTGCGGCTAAACAAGCTAACTTCCCTATTGTGGTTATGTTTAGCGCCCACTCTTACCCTGTAAGTCATGATTTTTTTAAACTTATAAAAAACAAGTTTAACGAAAATTCTAACCTAGCAGGAGTACGATGTTTACATAATCCTAACGATTATATAAATTATATAAATAAGGTTTCTGCAAATGAAGACCCTAATAAGTCGGGACTTATTTTTTCAGGGTCGGCATTTCGAAAATCTGTTTGGGAAAAGCACTCTTTTCGAGAAGATGTTGCTACTTTCGAGGATAAAGAATGGACCGTACGGATATTAAAATTAGGCTATGAGATTGATCTTGTGCCTTCCATTTTTTGCTATCAGATTACAAGAACTAAAAAACAACTCTTTTTTAGGTTTAAAAATGATATGGTCGGTAATTATCAATTATGGCATGATGAAGTTCGTTTTTTAAGTGTCACCAAGGGGTTTGTTATGTCAATTTTAAGACTGCTAAAAGGGCTTTTCGTAGATTTATGGTATACGGTTTTAAGGTATTTTTATGCTTTAAAGTTTATGTTTAATAGGCCTAAAAAATTTTAA
- a CDS encoding glycosyltransferase family 2 protein, producing MNTLVSIIVPCYNQAHYLEESLQSVLNQTYTNWECIIVNDGSPDNTDEVVLKWLALDKRFKYLEQKNGGLSNARNEGIKKAHGIYILPLDADDVIDASFLSNLAPELETNESLGIVSCYSKFFYGNLNNIVNELKPIGSTSINLLYVNQLIATSLFRKKCWEEVGGYDENMKTGFEDWEFWIAITKQGWHYKIIPDFLFYYRKSKKSMLVDTINNHFETNKHYIINKHRELYIKDFDNCMKVMFYQLKTYRTSEVEIKNSMAYKVGKLVTKPFNYFQNILSKS from the coding sequence ATGAATACACTTGTTTCTATAATTGTACCCTGCTATAATCAAGCTCATTATTTAGAGGAGTCGCTTCAATCCGTATTAAATCAAACATATACAAATTGGGAATGCATTATTGTAAACGATGGTAGTCCCGATAATACAGATGAGGTTGTTTTGAAGTGGTTAGCTCTGGATAAAAGATTTAAATATTTAGAACAGAAAAATGGTGGATTGTCTAATGCCAGAAATGAAGGCATTAAAAAAGCACATGGCATTTATATTTTACCACTTGATGCCGATGATGTGATCGATGCCTCTTTTTTGTCTAATCTAGCCCCAGAACTAGAAACAAATGAATCGTTAGGAATTGTTTCCTGCTATAGTAAATTTTTCTACGGGAATTTAAATAATATCGTTAATGAGTTAAAGCCTATAGGTAGTACAAGTATTAATTTACTTTATGTTAATCAATTAATTGCAACATCGTTGTTTAGAAAAAAATGCTGGGAAGAAGTAGGAGGGTATGATGAAAACATGAAAACTGGTTTTGAGGACTGGGAGTTTTGGATAGCTATAACTAAACAAGGGTGGCATTATAAAATTATACCCGATTTTCTGTTTTATTATAGAAAATCAAAAAAATCAATGTTAGTTGATACCATTAATAATCATTTTGAAACTAATAAACATTATATAATAAATAAGCATAGAGAACTTTATATTAAAGATTTTGATAACTGTATGAAAGTTATGTTTTATCAATTAAAAACGTATCGTACTAGTGAGGTTGAAATAAAAAACTCTATGGCGTATAAAGTAGGTAAACTGGTTACGAAGCCTTTTAATTATTTTCAAAACATATTATCTAAATCGTAA
- a CDS encoding glycosyltransferase family 2 protein, translating to MKFKISIITVNYNNLEGLKKTIKSIITQTWQAFELIVIDGGSTDGSLAFIEENHASIDYWVSEIDKGVYHAMNKGIAKANGEYLLFLNSGDHFYNETVLEDNHTQLNGKDIIYFNLNVIEGNTSFIKLYPNILSFSYFVEDTLPHPATFIKREAFSKTNLYNEDFRILSDWKFFIDAICQFNLSYMKIEETLSTFYIGGMSSNPENRSLKYQERQQVLTTSYPAYLQDMDDVLKLKKIVATFRKSRIIKLLVKLRFLNRF from the coding sequence TTGAAATTTAAAATATCAATCATAACAGTTAATTACAATAATCTTGAGGGTTTAAAAAAAACAATCAAAAGCATTATAACTCAAACTTGGCAAGCCTTTGAGTTAATTGTTATTGATGGCGGGTCTACAGATGGTAGTTTAGCATTTATTGAGGAAAATCATGCTTCAATAGATTATTGGGTAAGTGAAATAGATAAGGGTGTTTATCATGCTATGAATAAAGGTATTGCAAAGGCTAACGGAGAATATCTTTTGTTTTTAAATAGTGGAGATCATTTCTATAACGAAACAGTATTAGAGGATAACCATACTCAACTAAACGGAAAAGATATTATTTATTTTAATCTTAATGTTATAGAGGGTAATACCTCCTTTATAAAGTTATACCCTAATATACTTTCATTTTCATATTTTGTAGAAGATACCTTGCCGCATCCAGCTACATTTATAAAAAGAGAAGCCTTCTCAAAAACCAATCTGTATAATGAAGATTTTAGAATTTTATCAGATTGGAAATTTTTTATTGATGCTATTTGTCAGTTTAATTTATCCTACATGAAAATCGAAGAGACCTTATCGACATTTTACATAGGAGGAATGAGTTCAAACCCTGAAAATAGATCTTTAAAATATCAAGAAAGGCAACAAGTTTTAACAACAAGTTATCCTGCTTATTTGCAAGATATGGACGATGTTTTAAAATTAAAAAAAATAGTTGCAACTTTTAGAAAATCAAGAATCATTAAACTATTGGTGAAACTGAGATTTTTAAACAGGTTTTAA
- a CDS encoding glycosyltransferase family 2 protein, which translates to MGVFIILKQVMSYYISVIIPAYNVEHFIEKAIRSVLIQPEVKEVVVVNDGSTDKTLQVLETLQSSNSKIKIYHHLNKVNRGRSASRNLGIIHARENYIAFLDADDFYLEKRFENDQIIFENNTTVDGVYNAVGFHYYREATETEKGIQKLNSLSQIVQPQDLFEALISSKYGYLHLNGITVKKSVFDTIGYFNESLVVAEDSDIIFKMALKCSLKACIIKTPLALRGVHEDNIFNNETLYKKYNIKLYESLISWSLKNHISKKNIDLIFNWLWVVRFRSNYLLLNDILYWGVLFLKFPKLLFSYLSIKYFPVIRLRKKLFSFLYK; encoded by the coding sequence TTGGGAGTATTCATAATTTTGAAGCAAGTAATGTCTTATTATATATCAGTAATCATTCCGGCATATAATGTTGAGCACTTTATAGAGAAAGCAATTAGATCTGTATTGATACAGCCAGAAGTTAAAGAGGTTGTTGTTGTAAATGATGGAAGTACTGATAAAACATTGCAGGTTTTAGAAACATTACAGTCTTCAAACTCTAAAATTAAGATTTATCATCATCTCAATAAAGTAAATAGGGGGCGTTCTGCGAGTAGGAATTTAGGTATAATACATGCTAGAGAAAATTATATAGCATTTTTAGATGCCGATGATTTTTACTTAGAGAAGAGGTTTGAGAATGACCAGATTATTTTTGAAAATAATACTACCGTAGATGGTGTTTATAATGCTGTTGGATTTCATTATTATCGAGAAGCTACAGAAACAGAAAAAGGAATTCAGAAATTAAATTCTTTATCGCAAATAGTTCAACCCCAAGATCTGTTTGAAGCCTTAATTTCTAGTAAATATGGATACTTGCACCTTAATGGAATTACGGTTAAGAAATCAGTTTTTGATACGATCGGTTATTTTAATGAATCTCTTGTAGTTGCTGAAGATTCTGATATTATTTTTAAAATGGCTTTAAAATGCTCTTTGAAAGCTTGTATTATTAAAACACCTTTGGCCTTAAGAGGTGTTCACGAAGATAATATATTTAATAATGAGACTTTATATAAAAAATATAATATAAAACTTTATGAATCCCTTATTTCATGGAGTTTAAAAAATCATATTTCAAAGAAAAATATTGACTTGATATTTAACTGGTTATGGGTTGTAAGGTTTAGGTCTAACTACTTGTTACTCAATGATATATTGTATTGGGGTGTGTTGTTTTTAAAATTTCCAAAACTCTTGTTTTCTTATCTCAGTATAAAATACTTTCCTGTCATTAGGCTTAGAAAAAAACTTTTCTCATTTTTATATAAATAA
- a CDS encoding glycosyltransferase family 2 protein, whose translation MLENFSISVVIPVYNCEQFIEKAVNSALKEEEVVEVLIVNDGSTDSTNEILERLKLDNNRVKVFYHKNKSNQGRSASRNLGLQNAKGNYIAFLDADDYFLPNRFKADKTLFDKQKDADGVYNAVGFHFYREATAYELKTHTIYTVTREVLPEQLFKLLLYGKCGHFHINGLTVKRSIFDKTGLFNEALVVAEDTELFWKMAITSKLYTGIITKPLAIRGVHDANVFDQNAIYKIYTLKMYEALVLWCSKNKVDFWVLDDLYKWIWILKEKEDNSLWKDIVYWMHLFIPLPKVFFSKLSIKYFPVIRFRQKLFPFLYRS comes from the coding sequence ATGTTAGAAAATTTTTCAATTTCGGTAGTTATTCCGGTGTATAATTGTGAACAGTTTATAGAAAAGGCGGTAAATTCCGCATTAAAGGAGGAGGAGGTTGTTGAAGTTTTAATTGTAAATGATGGAAGCACTGATTCGACAAATGAAATTTTAGAAAGACTCAAATTAGACAATAATAGAGTTAAAGTATTTTATCATAAAAATAAATCTAACCAAGGCAGATCAGCAAGTAGGAACTTAGGTTTACAAAATGCTAAAGGAAATTATATAGCATTTTTAGACGCCGATGATTATTTTCTACCAAACAGATTTAAAGCAGACAAAACCTTATTTGATAAGCAAAAGGATGCTGATGGTGTGTATAACGCAGTAGGTTTTCATTTTTACAGGGAAGCTACCGCTTATGAGTTAAAAACACACACCATTTACACGGTTACAAGAGAGGTATTACCGGAACAATTGTTTAAATTATTATTATACGGAAAATGTGGGCATTTTCATATTAATGGTTTAACTGTAAAACGCTCAATTTTTGATAAAACAGGCTTGTTTAATGAGGCTTTGGTTGTAGCAGAAGATACAGAACTATTCTGGAAAATGGCTATTACTAGTAAGTTGTATACCGGTATTATCACGAAACCACTAGCTATACGAGGAGTACATGATGCTAATGTTTTTGATCAAAATGCTATTTACAAAATTTATACTTTAAAAATGTATGAAGCTTTGGTTCTTTGGTGCTCAAAAAATAAAGTAGATTTTTGGGTTCTTGATGATTTGTATAAATGGATTTGGATTCTAAAGGAAAAGGAAGACAATTCATTATGGAAAGATATTGTGTATTGGATGCATTTGTTTATTCCACTTCCTAAAGTATTTTTTTCTAAATTGAGTATTAAATATTTTCCTGTTATTAGGTTTAGGCAAAAGCTTTTCCCATTTTTGTACAGAAGTTAA
- a CDS encoding glycosyltransferase family 2 protein, giving the protein MNSPLVSIIIPTFNRAHLIGETLDSVLAQTYTNWECIVVDDGSTDDTYKVLNSYCLKDSRFKYFKCPKNRLKGANSARNYGLEQSKGKYVNWFDSDDVMGQDFILRKVTVVEKEALDFAISYSLDFDSKGQKKPMFEFDNIGKSLTLKNYISSQINWVTMDVIVLKSSLKNLRFNEVLKSSQEYNFFSRYLIQYPKGKFINECLAYRRVHPNSIQEKLKITPLNRKRELLINDLVLLDDIKEKAPKNIIKIVLKRIIKLNYGFQEKGVINKLQIQVFLTLLKFGYFRKALNYSFWVTSNFLLGKGYCFIRSNFS; this is encoded by the coding sequence ATGAATAGCCCCCTAGTATCCATTATAATTCCCACATTTAACCGTGCGCATTTAATAGGAGAAACCTTAGACTCGGTTTTGGCACAAACATATACTAATTGGGAATGTATTGTGGTTGATGATGGGAGTACGGATGATACCTATAAGGTATTAAATTCTTATTGTTTAAAGGATTCTAGATTTAAATACTTTAAGTGTCCAAAAAACAGATTAAAAGGAGCTAATTCAGCAAGAAACTATGGTTTGGAACAGAGTAAAGGGAAATATGTCAATTGGTTTGATAGTGATGATGTTATGGGGCAAGACTTTATTCTACGTAAAGTAACCGTTGTTGAAAAGGAAGCTTTAGATTTTGCTATTTCCTACTCACTCGATTTTGATTCTAAAGGTCAAAAAAAACCTATGTTTGAATTTGATAATATAGGAAAATCATTAACCTTAAAAAATTATATAAGCAGTCAAATTAATTGGGTTACCATGGATGTTATTGTTTTAAAGTCTTCTTTAAAAAACTTGCGCTTTAATGAGGTCTTAAAATCGAGTCAAGAGTATAATTTTTTCTCGAGGTATTTGATTCAATATCCGAAAGGAAAATTTATTAATGAGTGTTTAGCTTATAGAAGAGTTCATCCAAATTCCATCCAGGAAAAATTGAAAATAACCCCCCTTAACAGGAAAAGAGAATTGCTAATTAATGATTTGGTTTTATTGGATGATATCAAAGAAAAAGCACCAAAGAATATTATTAAAATTGTTTTAAAGCGTATTATTAAACTAAATTATGGATTTCAAGAAAAAGGTGTCATTAATAAATTGCAAATTCAAGTTTTTTTAACATTATTAAAATTTGGCTATTTTAGAAAAGCATTGAATTACTCATTTTGGGTGACTAGTAATTTTTTGTTGGGTAAAGGTTATTGTTTTATCCGTTCAAATTTCAGTTAA
- a CDS encoding glycosyltransferase, giving the protein MFTKVFRKGTKYLWTQNVLYSLKRNKIDSVLVEYGTHAYHLLPVLQASKIPFVVHFHGYDASVNSVIKSCDSYKKVFELSRNVVAVSTVMCNRLLELGCPKEKLIYNVYGPQIMFENVTPNFNKKQFLAVGRFTDKKAPYYTILAFKGVLGAHPDAKLVIGGNGELFNACANLIKHFKLEKNIRLLGVIKPEEYISLLEESLGFVQHSITTLRGDMEGTPLAVLEASVAGLPVISTFHAGIPDVIIHEKTGLLSEEHDVDAMRLNMLALLNDVSLANRLGAAGKINILENFNLKKHLSKLDGILKTH; this is encoded by the coding sequence GTGTTTACTAAGGTATTTAGAAAGGGAACAAAGTATTTATGGACTCAAAACGTATTATATAGCTTAAAAAGAAATAAAATTGACTCTGTTCTGGTTGAATATGGAACACATGCCTACCATTTATTACCTGTTTTACAAGCTTCTAAAATTCCTTTTGTTGTCCATTTTCATGGTTATGATGCAAGTGTAAATTCTGTAATTAAAAGTTGCGATTCCTATAAAAAAGTATTTGAATTGTCAAGAAACGTTGTAGCTGTTTCGACAGTTATGTGTAATAGGCTATTAGAATTAGGGTGTCCTAAAGAAAAGCTTATTTATAACGTTTATGGACCTCAAATTATGTTTGAAAATGTAACGCCTAACTTTAATAAAAAGCAATTTTTAGCAGTTGGTCGTTTTACAGATAAAAAAGCACCTTATTATACCATTTTAGCCTTTAAAGGAGTCTTAGGAGCACACCCAGATGCTAAGCTTGTAATAGGAGGGAATGGTGAGTTGTTTAATGCATGTGCAAACCTTATTAAGCATTTTAAACTTGAAAAAAATATAAGGCTTTTAGGTGTGATAAAACCAGAAGAATATATTTCATTATTAGAAGAGTCCTTGGGTTTTGTACAACATTCAATAACAACTTTGCGAGGAGATATGGAAGGGACTCCTTTAGCTGTTTTAGAGGCGAGTGTGGCTGGTTTACCTGTAATTTCTACTTTTCACGCAGGTATACCTGATGTTATTATTCATGAGAAGACAGGTTTATTAAGTGAAGAACATGATGTAGATGCGATGCGGTTAAATATGTTGGCACTGTTAAATGACGTGAGTCTAGCGAATCGATTAGGAGCGGCTGGTAAAATTAATATTTTAGAAAATTTTAATTTAAAAAAACATTTGTCGAAATTGGATGGAATTTTGAAAACACATTAG
- a CDS encoding class I SAM-dependent methyltransferase produces the protein MKDFINIKLNSKNLDRYFIRTSIFKSLKECSIHFKGDLLDIGCGKMPYKKFLLENSEIKQYIGLDIETALNYDIQVKPDYSWDGRIMPFGDESFDCAFGTEVLEHCPEPEVVLKEVFRVLKPGGVFFFTVPFLWNLHEVPNDEYRYTPFSLKRHIKNSGFHNIEIKATGGWHASMAQMLGLWVRRSAMSNFKRNLLSKFLKPVIKYLINMDNSKNVIFKEGQMITGLYGLAKK, from the coding sequence ATGAAAGACTTCATAAATATAAAACTCAATTCTAAAAACTTAGACCGTTATTTTATTCGGACATCTATTTTTAAATCATTAAAAGAATGTTCTATTCATTTTAAAGGAGATTTATTAGACATTGGCTGCGGTAAAATGCCATATAAAAAATTTCTTTTAGAAAACTCTGAGATTAAACAATATATTGGTTTAGATATAGAAACAGCTCTAAATTACGATATCCAAGTAAAACCAGATTATTCATGGGATGGTAGGATCATGCCTTTTGGTGATGAAAGTTTTGATTGCGCTTTCGGAACCGAGGTTTTAGAACATTGCCCCGAACCAGAAGTTGTTTTAAAGGAGGTGTTTAGAGTGCTTAAGCCAGGAGGTGTTTTCTTTTTTACGGTGCCTTTTTTATGGAATTTACATGAGGTGCCTAATGATGAATATAGATATACACCATTTTCTTTGAAACGTCATATTAAAAATAGTGGTTTTCATAATATAGAAATAAAAGCTACAGGTGGCTGGCATGCATCTATGGCACAAATGTTAGGACTTTGGGTGCGTAGAAGTGCTATGTCAAATTTTAAACGAAACCTCCTTTCCAAGTTTTTAAAACCAGTTATAAAATATTTAATCAATATGGATAACTCTAAAAATGTAATTTTTAAAGAAGGTCAAATGATTACTGGATTATATGGTCTCGCTAAAAAATAA
- a CDS encoding class I SAM-dependent methyltransferase codes for MNKLNKNPLISNGSIRLVGTFDTNKIISSYKELGIDVIRFFKGEQNISLYKCEKTGYRFYYPFDSIGDAEFYKDLSLNRENYYSTRWEHLEIIDTFKSDEKVLEIGSGFGAFLNLLKSKNIEAEGLELNPEAIKQCKDLGLKIHNELIDTFSKKNTEQFDVVCYFQVLEHVTNVHEFIKASLKTLKVGGKLVIGVPNSNPYLFVNDKYHTLNLPPHHAGLWNSSSLRALEEIFDVKLESINYEPLYKTYTEFLNAYCRNSNIIISTSLSIFNKIVPKILKKVLCRFIKGRNILVVFRKGAI; via the coding sequence ATGAATAAATTAAATAAGAATCCTTTAATAAGTAATGGTTCAATAAGATTAGTTGGAACTTTCGATACGAATAAAATTATTTCAAGTTATAAAGAATTAGGGATTGATGTAATTCGCTTTTTTAAAGGAGAACAAAATATAAGCCTATATAAATGTGAAAAAACGGGGTATAGGTTTTACTATCCTTTTGACTCTATTGGGGATGCGGAATTTTATAAAGATTTGTCCTTAAACAGAGAAAATTATTACTCAACACGATGGGAGCACCTTGAGATAATTGATACCTTTAAATCAGATGAAAAAGTTTTAGAGATTGGTTCTGGTTTTGGGGCGTTTTTAAATCTTTTAAAATCTAAAAACATTGAAGCCGAAGGATTAGAATTGAATCCGGAAGCAATAAAACAATGTAAGGATTTGGGTTTAAAAATTCATAATGAACTCATTGATACATTCTCGAAAAAAAATACAGAACAGTTCGATGTTGTTTGTTATTTTCAAGTTTTAGAACATGTTACGAATGTACATGAATTTATAAAGGCTTCTTTAAAAACATTAAAGGTTGGAGGTAAACTAGTTATAGGTGTGCCAAATAGTAATCCATATTTGTTTGTAAACGATAAATATCATACGCTTAATTTACCTCCACATCATGCAGGTTTATGGAATTCAAGTTCATTGAGGGCGTTAGAGGAAATTTTTGATGTAAAACTAGAATCTATTAATTATGAACCTTTATATAAAACTTATACAGAATTCTTAAATGCATATTGCCGAAATTCAAATATTATTATATCTACCAGTTTAAGTATTTTTAATAAAATAGTTCCAAAAATTTTAAAAAAGGTACTTTGTCGTTTTATTAAAGGAAGAAATATATTGGTAGTATTTAGAAAAGGTGCTATATGA
- a CDS encoding polysaccharide ABC transporter ATP-binding protein: protein MKKKDIILKADKISKQYKLGLVGTGSINDDLKRWWYKIRGKENPFLKIGESNDRSTKGSSDYVWALQDINFEVERGEVVGIIGKNGAGKSTLLKILSKVTSPTTGEIKTKGRIASLLEVGTGFHGEMTGRENIYLNGAILGMTKKEIASKIDEIIEFSGCERYIDTPVKRYSSGMTVRLAFAVAAFLEPEILVIDEVLAVGDAEFQKKAIGKMQDIAEGEGRTVLFVSHNMAAVKQLCTRGIVLEHGKTVFEGETNKAIDFYLNDSDDKSNNFFSTKVDTESAYIKSVKVLTSKSGFHEFNKELIIEITVYSPIQIQSPAVSYQIINTDNIPLIHELILNSEQEFCQNQGVFKLTSTIQNLKLYEGEYKLNVFFADYFTKVTFERLLEICHFEIINDDKRPYYWQKGSAIFKEDNTQWNILRLNE from the coding sequence ATGAAAAAGAAAGACATAATTTTAAAAGCAGATAAAATTTCTAAGCAATATAAATTAGGCTTAGTTGGTACGGGTTCTATTAACGACGACTTAAAACGGTGGTGGTACAAAATTAGAGGTAAGGAAAATCCGTTTTTAAAAATAGGCGAGAGTAACGACCGAAGCACCAAAGGGAGTTCCGATTATGTTTGGGCACTTCAAGATATTAATTTTGAAGTAGAACGCGGTGAAGTCGTTGGTATTATTGGTAAAAACGGTGCCGGAAAATCAACCTTACTTAAAATCTTATCCAAAGTAACGAGTCCCACAACGGGAGAAATTAAAACAAAAGGGCGTATCGCATCGCTTTTAGAAGTGGGTACAGGTTTTCACGGCGAAATGACCGGGCGTGAAAATATTTACCTAAACGGTGCCATTTTAGGCATGACCAAAAAGGAGATTGCCTCTAAAATAGATGAAATTATAGAGTTTTCTGGTTGCGAGCGTTATATTGATACGCCTGTTAAACGTTATTCCTCAGGAATGACGGTTAGACTAGCTTTTGCTGTAGCAGCCTTTTTAGAACCTGAAATTTTAGTAATTGATGAGGTGCTTGCCGTTGGTGATGCTGAGTTTCAGAAGAAGGCTATTGGGAAAATGCAGGATATTGCGGAAGGAGAGGGTCGAACTGTATTGTTTGTGAGTCATAATATGGCAGCGGTGAAACAATTGTGTACTCGTGGAATTGTGTTAGAGCATGGCAAAACTGTTTTTGAAGGTGAGACAAATAAAGCTATTGATTTTTATTTAAATGATTCTGATGATAAATCAAACAACTTTTTTAGTACTAAAGTTGATACTGAATCAGCTTATATAAAATCTGTAAAAGTACTTACTAGTAAAAGTGGATTTCATGAGTTTAATAAAGAATTAATTATTGAGATCACTGTCTATTCTCCTATACAGATTCAATCACCAGCTGTATCTTATCAAATAATTAATACTGATAACATCCCATTAATTCATGAACTTATTTTAAATTCAGAACAAGAGTTTTGTCAAAATCAAGGGGTTTTTAAGTTGACTTCCACAATTCAAAATTTGAAATTATATGAAGGTGAATATAAATTGAATGTCTTTTTTGCAGATTATTTTACCAAAGTGACCTTTGAGCGTTTGTTAGAAATATGTCACTTTGAAATAATTAATGATGATAAAAGACCGTATTATTGGCAAAAAGGTTCGGCAATTTTTAAGGAAGATAATACACAATGGAATATTTTGAGGTTAAATGAATAA
- a CDS encoding four helix bundle protein: MIALASLAELETQYLITVRLKFIESREDMEKMMLEVKKMLLGFRNYVASKSG, from the coding sequence ATGATTGCTTTAGCTTCGCTTGCAGAGTTAGAAACACAGTATTTAATAACGGTAAGACTTAAGTTTATAGAAAGTAGAGAAGATATGGAAAAGATGATGCTAGAAGTAAAAAAAATGCTTCTAGGGTTTAGAAACTATGTGGCAAGTAAGAGCGGGTGA
- a CDS encoding four helix bundle protein, producing the protein MNHKDLDVWKKSMDVVELTYHLTATFPKEEKYGWLAR; encoded by the coding sequence ATGAATCATAAAGATTTAGATGTTTGGAAAAAGAGCATGGACGTGGTTGAGTTAACCTACCATCTAACTGCCACTTTTCCTAAGGAAGAAAAATATGGTTGGTTAGCCAGATGA